The Hordeum vulgare subsp. vulgare chromosome 4H, MorexV3_pseudomolecules_assembly, whole genome shotgun sequence genomic interval ACCTGAAATAGCAAGCAAGCTCTTCTTCCAGCCagcgctccctccctccctctcctgtCCTGTCCGTCTCAGCTTCTCCTCTGATCTTCCTTCATCGCGGCCGAGCTTCCTGAGTTCTTGCTCCTTTGGGTGTCTGCTTTCCGTTTGATGAGAATTCTTGGAGGGCGGGGACAAGAGACGAAAGAAGGCGAAGTTCGGTTCAGCGATGCGTGCGGGCAGAGTGGGATCGAGTTGATGAGGTATCTGAGAGGTATGTGGGTTCGAGCTATACTCTGTTCGTACTCTGTTTTGTTTCATGGTTTTGCATTCTTGTTGGTGTTATAGAGTTCACTCCACATGTAGCTATTTAGCTGACAGGATCATTGTTGGTGCTTACACACAATCTAATAACCATCATGTTTGCCTTCCTCCATGTAAACCGTAAACCATCGTCAGTCTTTACTGCAGATAGGAGGACTGGGCTGGCAGATTAGCCCATTCTGTTTCTTCTAAGTACTGTATATGTTAACGCCATGACAGTTTGTCCAGTTTTTCCCCCTATGTTTCTTTTTTCACTTCAGAGAATATATTAGACAACTCTGAGATGTCATTAAAATGAAGAGTTTCTGGAGTGGCCTCATTGCTTCATAGCAACTAATCTGGATACTCTGAATGTTTTTTCATTTGCGATGGACCCATATCCCCACGAAAATGGATTTCTTTCGCATAATTATGGCCCCGAAAGAACACCAAATTCATCTTTGTCCAGATAGAACTCGTCAGGATTTAAAACATGGATGGCTTTCAGCAAATCACCGGCAGGATTTATTTTCTCATCAATTGATATTCCATTTCTATATTTCCATCCGTTTTTGCATCGATGTTTTACCTGCCCTGGGCTTACCAGGGTTTTACCATGATTACATCAGACAAATTATCCATGAAGCTTTTTTCGATGGTTTCTAATTCAAAGCTCACAAGTCCAAGAATTTATGGAGGATGGATGGCAAAATATATCATGATTTAAATAGGTAGACAGTTAGGGAAATCTAAGTACCAGGTAGGAGACCTGTTCAAAAAATTAGTTTCCTTCAGAAAAGATTGTACGAATTCCACCTTTAATTTTTTTTACAGCAGTTTAAAGTTTTTGAGTTAATTTGTGCAGGAGATGTTCATAGAAACTATCATGTTAACTGTTTTTTTAATCATCATCGTCAGTTTTGGATTGTAAATAGAAAATGAAATATGCACATTGACAATAGTATTTTCTTAATTCGACAAGTCAAAAAAACCAACTAGTAAATGACCTTAGCCCTACCCCCAATAGTGGTAGATtaggagggtgcttggatccaagggactaaaactagtctgactaaaactagtctctttaagaggctaaagttccaagcacccctgactaaagagaggctaaaactagtcttgaggctaaaatcttttagtcagggatacccctactaaaatatgcattagtactctctctcctcatttaactcgtcAGCCGAGTTCCGGATTGGAggatttggaggataataaatgctcattaacttgattttagtctctttagtatttggagccaagcatgggtgaggctagcaagttttagtctcactatttttagtcatgggactaaacctatccaagcaccctctagaaCATCTACACCGGACCTTGCAAATCCGGTCTTTCAAACGCCCGCGGACACTGACCGGTCATGCCTCAGATTTTCCTCTTCACATCGAACTCTCTTATATTTCATCTCTCTTGTCCAtacaaaaacatgcaaaataTATCCTAGGTACTACTACTGATCTTCTTTCTCGTCGAAGTTGGCCTATGCCGGAGCCTGAGCCACGTGCGCCGCCTCCTCTGCCGCCTCCTGCGCCATCTCCTCCGTTGCCCGCGCTTCCTCCATCTGACGCCTGGCCACCGCAACCGACTCAGAGCGGATGGAGTTGAGGATGGCCAGCTGCTCCGGCCATAGATCGACCGCCGCcggcggctcctcctccggctcctgcggcggcgcctcctcctccaacgcatcctccgcctcctcctctggtGCTCGTGGACCCTCCTTGGGCTCCTCCCCCATCTCATCCCCCTCCTTGAAATCCACCTTGGGTTCCAGAGGCAACCCCGCTTCCCTTCGAATTAGGACCCGCTGAAGGAGGAAGAGACGGTGCTAGATCGTGGAATGCCGgcggcgtggtggcatggctgacGGGCTCAGAGAGGGAAGTcctcgggtggcggcggagaggGAGGTCGCGGATGTGCTAGGGCTGGGGGGCGCTGACCGGCTTAAATAGCCGGCCCCGACCCCGGAGCGGTGCCACGCGGCGTTCACACCGCGTCGACGGTCGAGGCGCCTGTCGGACCGTCGGGTTTCCCGGTGAGTTCGTATGGGGCCAAGCCGTCAGGACGACATGGCGGGCGTGCCTAGGCGCGCCCGAGCTTCCctatatccgccccatatttggaCTGAAAATGGGACGTGCGGGTCACTACGCCGGTTTGAGAGGCCCGTCTGGATCGAATTTTTATGAGCGGACAATGACCGGACGGCTATTCCAAACGTTTGAGGAGGGTTTGtgggtccggctgtagatgctcttagttgTCCAGTTTTCATATGTGCTAATGCAATCCATCAAGAAGAACAGAACAACCCGTCTGTAGAACTCGAAATCAAAATTTATCCACTATATAGAATCCAAGACCCCAATCATTTGTAATTATCCATGACCAGGTGCTAGATAATTTGGCCCTGAGACAAAGTAAGTTGGGCTATTTCTTTTCAAAAATATATGATAACATGTATATATTCCCAAAGTGGATTTAATTCGCTGGCCAATAAGTTTCGCTTTACAGGTCGATCATATCGTATCATTTCTAGGTCGCACTAGTTGTCCGTCGAAGCACCACGGTTTTTTGCCCACGTGTCATGCTAACACACAGAAGGCGCACAGAAATGGCAAGTGGGTAAAGCATAACCCCACTGAAATTGCCTTAACCATCTTTTCATCCCGGTGTGTGCATTTCATCATCTGACCCCATTACATGCTGGCAAGTGCTCTGGCCTTTTTGCCCCCATTACCTGCTTAATTTAGTGGAGAAAATAGTCGATGTGCAATGCTGACAGTCTAGTGCAGTTTTGGCCCTGGTAAAAATGAAAGGGAAACATGGGAGGGAGTGGATGGTGGTAGCTGGGAGGTCATCTTCTCTGGAACATGTATAGTAATTAACAGACCAAAGCAACTTTGGAATGTCCAAATCAGACACCAATTGTACAATGTTCTGACGGCCAGTTAACTGTTTGAGGCTGACATTGGCTTTGTCCTGCGATCTTGTGCACGAGACAAATATTCCACTCTAAAAAGAAGTCTCTTAAGGCCTTGGAGTttttcttcttcccttttttGTTGGTTCTAGCTGAAGAGGGGTATGATTAGCAAACAGTGGGGCAGACAGAGAACatatactccttccgttcctaaatataagaccttttagagattgtactataaactacatatggatgtacagtatatagacatattttagagtgtacattcactcattttgctccgtatgtagtctcctagtgaaatctctaaaaggtcttatattttggaacggagggagtatataccaATTCATGTACAGTGAGGAATGAAAATGTAAAGTACAAGTGTCATAACTAGAATGCTGATGGTTAAGGTTTGAGGTTTTTTTTCCGACTAATGTCGTTTCTTCTAGAATACTTCTAAAATTATGTCTAGAATGCATTTGAGAGAGTGTTTGTATTTTTCAGACAAAAACCTTCCTTTCATTGGCTAATAAGTAACAAGTTTCATCTCTTGCAAATTTTCAGGTGTTCTAAAGCAAGCTTCAGGGCAATACTAATTACCCATGTGATCAGTTCTTTCTGGATTTGTCAATACCAATCCTTGCAATGAGAAAACACATCCTATTCTGCCTGCAGCTTACCATACTCGTTTCCCTCTCTGTGAACTcaacctgccaaactgatccccaAACAGAGGCACTCCTCCAATTCAAGGCCAGTTTAGCTGACCCTTTGAACTATCTTCAGACATGGACAAAAGCCACGCCCCCGTGCCAGTTTCTCGGCGTCCGGTGCAACGCAGGCTTGGTGACTGAGATCTCGCTGTCGAGCATGAACCTCTCCGGCACGATCTCGCCGTCAATCGCCGCGCTCCGCGGCCTGGAGCGGCTCGATCTGGACACCAATTCGTTGTCAGGAACTGTACCTTCTGAGCTGATCAGCTGCACCCAGCTCCGGTTCCTGAACATTTCATGGAACACCCTGACCGGAGAGCTGCCGGATTTTTCGGCCCTGACGGTGCTAGAGAGCCTCGACGTCGCGAACAATGGCTTCTCGGGCCGGTTTCCGGCGTGGGTGGGCGACATGACCGGCCTGGTGTACCTCAGCATGGGCTGCAACAACTACGATCAAGGGGAGATGCCTCCGAGCATTGGGAACCTCAAGAACCTGACGTATCTGTACCTGTCGAACTGCAGCTTGAGAGGGGCGATACCCGACTCCGTCTTCGAGCTGACCCTGCTGGAGACGCTGGATTTGTCCTTGAACAATCTCGCCGGCGAGATCCCGAGGGCCATCGGCAACCTCAGGAAAGTGTGGAAGATCGAGCTGTACAAGAACAGCCTCACCGGCGAGCTCCCGCCGGAGCTTGGCAGGCTCGCGGAGCTGCGGGAGATCGACGCCTCCCGTAACCagctcagcggcggcatcccgGCAGCATTTGCCAAGCTCAAGAACTTGCAGGTGATCCAGCTCTACCGGAACAACCTGTCCGGGGCGATCCCGGCTGAGTGGGCCGAGCTCAGGTCCCTGAAGAGCTTCTCCGTCTACGAGAACCGTTTCGCCGGCGAGTTCCCGGCCAACTTCGGCCGGTTCTCGTCGCTCGGCAGCGTGGACATCTCCGAgaacggcttcaccgggccgttccCGAGGCACCTCTGCAACGGCAAGAGCCTGCAGTTCCTTCTCGCCCTGCAGAACGGCTTCTCCGGCGAGGTCCCGGAGGAGTACTCCGCGTGCAAAACCCTCCAAAGGTTCCGGATCAACAAGAACCAGCTCACCGGCAGCATCCCGGAGAGGCTGTGGGGGCTCCCCGCCGTGACGATCATCGACGTATCGGACAATGGGTTCACCGGGACCATATCGCCGCTGATCGGCGAGGCGCAGAATCTGAACCAGCTCTGGGTGCAGAACAACAGGCTCAGTGGCACGATCCCGGCGGAAACCGGCCGGCTCGGGCAGCTCCAGAAGCTCTACCTGTCCAACAATTCTTTCTCGGGGACAATACCGTCGCAGATTGGGAACCTGGCACAGCTGACGGCGCTGCACCTGGAAGACAACGCACTGGGTGGCGCATTGCCCGCCGATATAGGCGGCTGCTCCAGGCTCGTCGAGATCGACGTCTCCCGGAACGAGCTCACGGGGCCGATCCCCGCCTCGCTGTCGCTGCTGTCGTCTCTCAACTCACTCAACATGTCACGCAACGCCATCACCGGGATGATCCCGGCCCAGCTTCAGGCGCTGAAGCTGAGCTCCGTCGACTTCTCGGCGAACCGGCTTACCGGCAGCGTGCCGCCCGGGCTGCTCGTGATCGCCGGCGACGAGGCGTTCGCCGGGAATCCCGGTCTCTGCGTCCATGGCTGGTCTGAGCTCGGCGCGTGCAATACGGACGACCACCACAGGGACGGCCTCGCGAGGAGATCGCTTGTCGTCTTGCCGGTCATTGTGTCGGTCATGGTGCTGCTTGTGGTTGGCATACTGTTCGTCAGCTACAGAAGCTTCAAGCTCGAGGAGCAGAGGAGGAGGGACCTGGAGCACGGCGACGGGTGCGAGCAGTGGAAGCTGGAGTCGTTCCACCCGCCGGAGCTCGACGCAGACGAGATATGCGGCGTCGGGGAGGAGAACCTCGTCGGGTCGGGCGGCACGGGGCGCGTGTACCGGCTGCAGCTCAAGGACGGCGGCGGCACTGTGGCCGTGAAGCGGCTGTGGAAGGGCGACGCCGCGCGGGTCATGGCCGCGGAGATGTCCatcctcggtacgatccggcaccGGAATGTACTCAAGCTACACGCCTGCCTGTCGCGCGGCGAGCTCAACTTCATCGTCTACGAGTATATGCCGCGGGGCAACCTGTACCAGGCCCTACGCCGGGAGGccaagggcggcggcggcgaacccGAGCTGGACTGGCCGCGGCGGTGCAAGGTCGCGCTCGGCGCCGCCAAGGGGCTCATGTACCTTCACCACGACTGCACACCGGCGGTCATCCACCGCGACATCAAGTCCACCAACATACTTCTCGATGAGGACTACGAGGCCAAGATCGCCGACTTCGGCATCGCCAGAGTCGCCGCCAAGAACTCCGAGGAGTTCAGCTGCTTCGCCGGAACCCACGGCTACCTCGCTCCCGGTGAGTCAGACAGACGTTTATAATGCCTATCCAGTTAATTAaccgtgtcagtgagttgcagctTACGAATTCTCCATGCCATGTCCTCAGAGCTCGCCTACTCCCTCAAGGTGACGGAGAAGACGGACGTGTACAGCTTCGGCGTCGTGCTGATGGAGCTGGTCACCGGCCGGAGCCCGATCGACGCTCGCTTCGGCGAGGGCAAGGACATCGTGTTCTGGCTGTCGAGCAAGCTCGGCACGCAGAGAATGGACGACGTCGTGGACCCGCGCCTCGCAGCGTCGTCCGCCAAGGGCAAGGAGGAGATGCTCAAGGTGCTCAGGATCGCCATGCTCTGCACAACCAAGCTGCCGGCCGGGCGGCCGGCAATGAGGGACGTGGTGAACATGCTCACGGACGCCTGCGCGGGGTCATGTAGCCCGCGCGGTCACCCGCCGGTGTGGAGCTGCAGCAAAAGCGCCTGCTGAATTTTAGAGTAGACTCTGACTCCTGCGTACCACCGTCTTATCTCTGTTTTTGTAAGCAAAATACTGACGTGATCTTTGTGGTGTATTAGTCGGATCATTTATGTTTGCAGGTATATTGTAAAGTGTTTACGATCATATTTTGGGTGCATATTGAAATGTTTTAGACTGGATCCACTGTAGGGGATGGGTTGGAAGGAACACACGTAAGGTCTGTTTGCCGATATATTAACCAGTTCACAGCATCTCCAACGGGCGCTTCGACCGGCACCCAAAAAACGAATTTACAGCACGCGGCTATCTTTCTttaaagcatctccaacagccgtgcTAAACAAGCGCCGCACCGAAAATTAGGCCATTTTAGCGCGCGCAACCCGGCGGGTGGCTCCAGCGAGCGCGTAATAACCGCGCGCGTGGTATAAGGAGTTGGGCGCGCGGTCGGATTCGCTATCTCGCCCGATGTATTTGGGGCGCCCGCTTTCGTGCGCGCCACACTCGAGCGCTCGCGCCGCACTCTCTCCTCTCCGCCTCCTACGCCCCGCGTGCCGGCGTCGGCGAACTGCACCCATGGATGCACGCGCCGACACCACGCTCACCCCACTGTACAGCCGCGAcccctcccccgccgccgccggaaaCCCTAGCGCGGGGAGCGGTGACCTCgccacctgatgacccacaagtatagggggtcaatcgtagtcctttcaataagtaagagtgtcgaacccaacgaggagcagaaggctctgataaacggttttcagcaaggtaataactacaatcactgaaagtagcggtaacaagtgatggtgtagtgaggtgaaacgtagcaagcgaaaagtgacaagtaacaagtagtagcaatggtgcagcaagtggcccaatcccttttgtaacaagggacaagactgaacaaagtcttataggaggaaaaacgctcccgaggacacacgggaatttctgtcatgccagtttcatcatgttcatatgattcgcgttcgttactttgatagtttgatatgtgggtggaccggcgcttgggtactgcccttacttggacaagcatcccatttatgattaacccctctcgcaagcatccgcaactatgaaagaagaattaagacaacctctaaccatagcattaaactagtggatccaaatcagccccttacgaagcaacgcatagactggggtttaagcttctgtcactccagcaacccatcatctacttactactcctcaatgccttcctctaggcccaaatatggtgaagtgttatgtagtcgacgttcacataacaccagtagagaaaaagacaacatacatcattatcaaaataccgaacgaatatcaaattcacatgactattattaacatgacttatcccatgtcctcaggaacaaaagtaactactcacaaagcataatcataatcatgatcagaggtgtaatgaatagcatcaaggatcagaggtgtaattaacactactagtaacaagtaccaatcggagtcgcgagacggagattggttacaagagatgaactagggattggagaggagatggtgctgatgaagatgttgatgaagacgcctcccctccgacgagaggagtgttggtgatgacgatggcgacgatttccccctccgggagggaagtttccccggcgggatcgttgtcacgcccaagatgcgaccctatcctcaatccggcacgaaggcctcgtgagggatagaagcgcatctcatcgcgtcgcaagaatggatatcattacaagtacatgtactgaaaagaagagatatatatagagttggcttacactcgccacaagttacatcagagtcacatcagtacattacataatcatcaagagtaagagcagggtccgactacggatgaaaacaaacgagaaaaataagaacgacgtccatccttgctatcccaggctgccggcctggaacctatcctagatcgatgaagaagaagaagaagaagcaactccaaatgaacaatcaacgcgctcgcgtcacgtaacctttacctgtacctgcaactggtgttgtagtaatctgtgagccacaggggactcaacaatctcatttccaaaggtatcaagactaacaaagcttaatgggtgaggtaaggtgaagtggtgaggttgcagcagcgactaagcatagatttggtggctaacttacgagtgccagaaataagagggggaagatctacgcatagcggacgtgaactacatatgaccaaatgaatgatcctgaacacctacctacgtcagacataaccccaccgtgtcctcgattggagaaggaactcacgaaagagacagtcacggttacacacacagttggcaagttttaattaaattaacttcaagttatctagaaccagtgttaaacaaagttttcacgttgccacataaccgcgggcacggctttccgaaagatttaaccctgcaggggtgctccaactagtccatcacaaattaccacaagccgcatagaaatcctcaatcacgaagctcgcgatctcgtcggattccctagtggaaaacctcaactctgagattacccaaagcatcactggaatcccgatgcacaagatatctcgtcaaaggtaaaactaatccagcaaggccgcccgacgtgtcgacgatcccgataggagtcgcgtacctcgttctcaggacacgacggatgagcgatggttaccacgccaaacgccgagttgccccgggtagcgttaataagctgctctgttatggaccaacactcatgaggagcactggcccgggggttgattaaattatcctcggggtccggaaagtccctatgcaattttattaggtgattaggcaaatgtagtaccaatgttggcccttgccagaccagctttaatctaaaacgaattatcaagggggttcccataacaaccccgatcgtgttaggagcgctcaattatggaacataacaccggtagccggaaactaaggggggcaaaggtggaacaaaacaccaggctagaaaggccgagccttccaccttttaccaagtatataggtgcattaaattaaatagcattaaatatggtgatataacaaggaacccatgttttcacatggaagcaatgcacctgcaactagcaacgctaacacagggttaagcaagcagtaaaatagccaatcagtggtttgctaggttgaacaggttgaaggttaacatggcattgttgagaaggctgatattcaacatgtggtaggcaacgagacataaacgacagcatcgaaataactagcatggcaatgatagtaatggtatctggggaaatgatcatcttgcctgagatcccgcttggaagaagaatgcctccgtgaagcagacgaaccgacgtatccgaacgggtcctcacatccgacacgcttgcggaactctatcgagacgaagcaaaccggaaacacaaatcaacacacggaattcaccacacgatgcacaacacaaatgatgcatgaacagctgaatacatgcaagtcacggcatgccaaatcacgacaaacaaacactacacattaagtgaagttcaatatgcaacgagttgcatattgacgaaaactccacgttaattatttagttctatcccgattagatacacggtaatattaaatgttgttaaacatggcaagagggtgaagcacaaattaacctacctagctaggcattttaaatgaggtcggaaatgacatatagcatctccgatatgaccccatgcgttaaatcttaattctccccagatttgtcctaatcacattttaggtttgttaaacaacGAAACAAAGTGGAG includes:
- the LOC123447855 gene encoding receptor protein-tyrosine kinase CEPR2, whose translation is MRKHILFCLQLTILVSLSVNSTCQTDPQTEALLQFKASLADPLNYLQTWTKATPPCQFLGVRCNAGLVTEISLSSMNLSGTISPSIAALRGLERLDLDTNSLSGTVPSELISCTQLRFLNISWNTLTGELPDFSALTVLESLDVANNGFSGRFPAWVGDMTGLVYLSMGCNNYDQGEMPPSIGNLKNLTYLYLSNCSLRGAIPDSVFELTLLETLDLSLNNLAGEIPRAIGNLRKVWKIELYKNSLTGELPPELGRLAELREIDASRNQLSGGIPAAFAKLKNLQVIQLYRNNLSGAIPAEWAELRSLKSFSVYENRFAGEFPANFGRFSSLGSVDISENGFTGPFPRHLCNGKSLQFLLALQNGFSGEVPEEYSACKTLQRFRINKNQLTGSIPERLWGLPAVTIIDVSDNGFTGTISPLIGEAQNLNQLWVQNNRLSGTIPAETGRLGQLQKLYLSNNSFSGTIPSQIGNLAQLTALHLEDNALGGALPADIGGCSRLVEIDVSRNELTGPIPASLSLLSSLNSLNMSRNAITGMIPAQLQALKLSSVDFSANRLTGSVPPGLLVIAGDEAFAGNPGLCVHGWSELGACNTDDHHRDGLARRSLVVLPVIVSVMVLLVVGILFVSYRSFKLEEQRRRDLEHGDGCEQWKLESFHPPELDADEICGVGEENLVGSGGTGRVYRLQLKDGGGTVAVKRLWKGDAARVMAAEMSILGTIRHRNVLKLHACLSRGELNFIVYEYMPRGNLYQALRREAKGGGGEPELDWPRRCKVALGAAKGLMYLHHDCTPAVIHRDIKSTNILLDEDYEAKIADFGIARVAAKNSEEFSCFAGTHGYLAPELAYSLKVTEKTDVYSFGVVLMELVTGRSPIDARFGEGKDIVFWLSSKLGTQRMDDVVDPRLAASSAKGKEEMLKVLRIAMLCTTKLPAGRPAMRDVVNMLTDACAGSCSPRGHPPVWSCSKSAC